Proteins from a genomic interval of Acetobacterium woodii DSM 1030:
- a CDS encoding MFS transporter — translation MSEQKKVSAWVQIAALSVALLSYTVSMMTPALGEIAKAFPDAAPETIKLLVSIPSLMMVFFALISGKLTQYMSIKKVITIAMILIFIGGIPSAFIGDLRFMIVMRVIFGAGYGMVFPMASAVITDLFAGDQANKIMGFKSAVGAAAGVVFQMVGGMLAAYNWRYSFLGFLFVIPIALLIWFKLPDTGVKKVERINASGVKEKKLTTLTFVLTFVCALLNLVQFSFMTNLAMVVQADGIGNAAQSATVLTLFTASSFVVGMLYGNFSKVLKQYSASFGAFMVGVSFVILVFANSMTLLIVGAIVFGIGFGAFNPAITMAIAKSAASPKFAAVAISVYVSGTGIGKFLSPYALKFTRETLNLTSSRADWQIAAVALIVGSLISIVLVALNSKKVEVVKQTV, via the coding sequence ATGAGTGAACAAAAAAAAGTGAGTGCGTGGGTCCAGATAGCCGCTTTGTCAGTTGCTCTACTTAGCTACACAGTTAGTATGATGACACCGGCATTAGGGGAAATTGCTAAAGCATTTCCAGATGCAGCGCCGGAAACAATCAAGTTATTGGTATCGATTCCTTCCCTGATGATGGTGTTTTTTGCCTTGATATCGGGTAAATTGACTCAATACATGAGCATTAAGAAAGTGATCACAATTGCCATGATTCTTATTTTTATTGGCGGGATCCCTTCTGCATTTATCGGTGATCTACGATTTATGATTGTTATGCGGGTTATTTTTGGCGCTGGTTATGGAATGGTGTTTCCAATGGCTTCTGCGGTCATTACTGATTTATTTGCCGGCGATCAGGCGAATAAAATAATGGGTTTTAAGAGTGCCGTAGGTGCGGCAGCGGGCGTTGTTTTTCAAATGGTGGGTGGCATGTTGGCGGCTTATAATTGGCGTTATTCATTTCTCGGCTTTTTATTCGTCATTCCGATTGCGCTGCTGATCTGGTTTAAACTTCCCGATACCGGGGTTAAAAAAGTAGAACGGATTAATGCCTCAGGCGTCAAAGAAAAAAAGCTGACCACGTTGACCTTTGTTTTAACCTTTGTTTGTGCTTTGCTTAATTTGGTTCAATTCAGCTTTATGACTAATCTGGCCATGGTTGTTCAGGCCGATGGGATTGGCAATGCCGCTCAGTCGGCAACGGTATTAACATTGTTCACGGCGTCATCTTTTGTGGTCGGAATGCTTTATGGGAATTTTTCAAAAGTATTAAAGCAGTACAGTGCTTCTTTTGGCGCTTTTATGGTCGGGGTGTCATTTGTTATCCTGGTTTTTGCCAACAGTATGACGCTACTAATCGTTGGAGCAATTGTCTTTGGGATTGGTTTTGGGGCGTTTAACCCGGCGATTACGATGGCCATTGCTAAAAGTGCCGCAAGTCCCAAATTTGCTGCGGTAGCAATTTCAGTGTATGTCAGCGGAACCGGGATTGGAAAATTTTTATCACCCTATGCATTAAAATTTACGAGAGAAACCTTGAACCTGACTTCATCACGAGCGGATTGGCAAATTGCCGCAGTTGCATTGATTGTTGGAAGTCTGATATCAATTGTCCTGGTAGCACTGAATAGCAAAAAAGTTGAAGTTGTTAAGCAAACTGTTTAA
- a CDS encoding uroporphyrinogen decarboxylase/cobalamine-independent methonine synthase family protein codes for MSDQVKQLQNERTQLFTDLYTGTIPKRVPINTSLPLECMIEYAGKDLGQTQWSCEGMKAIYKNAFNLTCSDAYPASFSRYPAHFHILQSIGFIMGSNGIIQHPEVSGMLPEDYDEFIKNPYDCLMEKIFPRLYPALDTDPIHRSMVLAKAMKAYYEYLEFYVGIDRELINEYGFFTPPMGSSTGGTTPFDFLADFPRGFKGITMDIKRCPEKILAACEAILPLSIKRGTPIKASPLGANFIALHMATYLRTKDFEKYYWPTFYKLVHGLAEKGQTCQIFCEDNWMRYLDYLYELPQGTRFYFEYGDPKLVKEKLGKKHIISGFYPITYLKTATKSQCVDKAKELLDILAPGGNYWFTFDKSPYSLNTINPENYRAVLEYVRDNSNYDNAGEKVWTLPKEASIDPVLKNIPEFKSQYYTPYDEYKINNPAPRPDLDVIVGQKMQHYEDMLFGMLMKMC; via the coding sequence ATGAGTGATCAAGTCAAACAGTTACAAAATGAACGAACGCAATTGTTCACCGATTTATACACCGGCACGATTCCTAAGCGCGTCCCGATTAATACTTCGCTGCCTTTGGAATGTATGATTGAATATGCCGGCAAAGATTTAGGCCAAACGCAATGGAGCTGTGAAGGAATGAAAGCGATCTATAAAAATGCCTTCAACCTTACCTGCAGCGATGCCTATCCGGCCAGCTTTTCACGTTATCCGGCCCATTTTCACATTTTACAATCGATTGGTTTTATTATGGGTTCGAATGGCATTATTCAACATCCGGAAGTATCGGGTATGTTACCGGAAGATTATGATGAATTTATAAAAAATCCTTATGATTGTCTAATGGAAAAAATTTTCCCCAGACTCTACCCTGCCTTAGACACAGATCCCATTCATCGCTCCATGGTTCTGGCCAAAGCAATGAAGGCATATTATGAATATCTTGAATTTTATGTCGGAATCGATCGGGAATTAATCAATGAATATGGCTTTTTTACCCCACCTATGGGCTCAAGCACTGGTGGAACGACACCGTTTGATTTTTTAGCCGATTTTCCCAGAGGTTTCAAAGGCATTACGATGGATATCAAGCGCTGCCCGGAAAAAATTCTTGCCGCCTGTGAAGCGATTCTTCCGTTATCGATAAAAAGAGGAACCCCCATAAAAGCCTCTCCCTTGGGTGCTAATTTTATTGCCTTGCATATGGCCACTTATTTGCGGACTAAAGATTTCGAAAAATATTATTGGCCAACTTTTTATAAACTCGTTCACGGTTTAGCCGAAAAAGGTCAAACCTGTCAGATTTTCTGTGAAGACAATTGGATGCGTTATCTGGATTATCTTTATGAACTACCACAAGGCACCCGTTTTTATTTTGAATACGGCGATCCTAAACTGGTTAAGGAAAAACTTGGCAAAAAACATATTATCTCCGGCTTTTATCCAATTACCTACCTTAAAACCGCAACCAAATCGCAATGTGTTGATAAAGCCAAAGAACTGCTCGACATCCTCGCTCCCGGTGGTAATTACTGGTTCACCTTTGATAAAAGCCCCTATTCACTAAATACCATCAACCCGGAAAATTATCGCGCCGTCCTCGAATATGTTCGCGACAATAGCAATTATGACAATGCCGGTGAAAAAGTCTGGACCTTACCCAAAGAAGCCTCCATCGATCCGGTTCTTAAAAACATCCCCGAGTTTAAAAGCCAATATTACACACCTTACGATGAATACAAAATAAATAATCCCGCTCCCCGACCGGATCTTGATGTTATCGTTGGGCAAAAAATGCAACATTACGAAGACATGCTTTTTGGTATGCTCATGAAGATGTGTTAA
- a CDS encoding TetR/AcrR family transcriptional regulator, with the protein MGNYKTGLETKYKIYTISKQLFYENGFIKTTLAEIARESGTNKAMVAYYFKNKNNLALEVYNEYMVANKVKTQNAINEKFPGCNVMLKTAIEYRVQNRSCRLNRHLNQFYHELCDMNIFMKNESATVGFVENINRSYKLGLSRLEVKALALANLAVVHGLHVARDDGYLDCSSEYIAELEIRLLFQSLNFDHDQIEECLDESRRMIDKIKISVDKNFAVI; encoded by the coding sequence TTGGGAAACTATAAGACTGGATTGGAAACAAAATATAAAATATATACGATATCAAAACAATTATTTTATGAAAATGGATTTATCAAAACGACTTTAGCCGAAATAGCCAGAGAATCAGGAACCAATAAAGCAATGGTTGCATATTATTTTAAAAATAAAAATAATCTGGCTTTGGAAGTTTATAATGAATATATGGTTGCCAATAAAGTTAAAACGCAAAATGCCATCAATGAGAAATTTCCGGGTTGTAATGTGATGCTTAAAACGGCTATCGAGTATCGTGTGCAGAACAGAAGTTGTCGCCTGAATCGACATTTAAATCAGTTTTATCACGAATTGTGTGATATGAATATTTTTATGAAAAATGAAAGTGCTACAGTGGGATTTGTGGAAAATATTAATCGCTCCTATAAGCTTGGTTTAAGTCGACTGGAAGTGAAAGCATTAGCTTTGGCAAATCTTGCCGTTGTTCACGGCTTACATGTAGCACGGGATGATGGTTATTTAGACTGTAGCAGTGAATATATTGCCGAGCTTGAAATTCGATTGCTTTTCCAGAGTCTTAATTTTGATCACGATCAAATAGAAGAATGTCTTGATGAATCGCGACGGATGATTGATAAAATAAAAATCAGTGTCGATAAAAATTTTGCGGTTATTTAA
- a CDS encoding PolC-type DNA polymerase III, which translates to MSIITRRQERYQKIIADYHLITESIKINSSKEELIFKFSTPQKQTDTEFINREMQEIFDYAQSLQVEVAPLKYKNGEQLLATDSQGVSQLLMGINQKIANILLINTLMAENNTFYVRGRSTGELDGEALAIFASRFKRLIAEHYGVAAELVVRFTDTESVTEKSQQDLEKRLANIKPVTSNNNANSTSSAKLPKAEKPGDVVFGKKITKPAEWLKFVDFSINGESEGKSLVIRGWVFGINTRALKNNKTLLTFNITDNTNSITCKIFTDKEEIVESIKEGNWYLLEGKINYDDYSQEMMFYPRNINLSKETIRTDDAPIKRIELHLHSQFSSMDAVSKVDKIMKQASDFGHDTIGITDHGVLQAYPEMMELGRKKKIKVLYGVEGYLVEDQLNMVFGDQDQDFCGEFTFFDLETTGLIPGNHKIIEIAAVKIKNKQIIDSFSTLVNPHCEIPAFITNLTNITNQMVTEGMEERDAIEKFLEFSGDTILVAHNAPFDMSFFTKALADHQISRVNTAVDTLAMSRSLLTQITKHTLKKLCSFFKIDIHNHHRALDDAAASAKVFVKLLDLAEKKGCTSIQTLNDTLSSRERSIRLNPVNHIIIYAKNQAGIKDLYRLVSESHLNYFYKKPRIPKSLLAESRENLLLGSACEAGELFTAMLHNKSQEEIQQIASFYDYLEVQPLGNNQYLVDNNSVPDQEALKTLNKRIINLAKDLNKPVVATGDVHFVNKEDSLYREILFTGQGYKDASKQPPLYYRTTQEMLDEFDYLDEATAREIVIDNPRKISEMIEAVLPIPDGTYPPVIEGSDDEIREMVEDRAKELFGHPLPEIVEKRIKKELDSIIGNGYSVLYLIAQKLVHHSMEDGYLVGSRGSVGSSFVATLCGITEVNPLAPHYRCPNCKYSKFFDSNEVGVGPDLKDATCPHCHTKLEKDGFDIPFETFLGFEGDKEPDIDLNFSGENQAEAHRYTEVLFGKGKVFRAGTISTIAEKTAFGFVKNYYDEKEIKPTRAELERVIQCCAGVKKTTGQHPGGIMVVPTYKDIYDFCPVQRPADDTESDTVTTHFAYESISGRLLKLDILGHDDPTMLKMLKDFTGIDPVGIPLDDEKTMSLFTSTKALDFKDNDFESPLGVCGIPEFGTSFVREMLLDTKPTAFSDLIRISGLSHGTDVWLNNAQDLIRDKKATIKEAICTRDDIMIYLIYAGLEAKTSFTIMEAVRKGKGLKPEWEETMRKNKVPEWYIDSCKKIKYMFPKAHAAAYVTMAFRIAWYKVYYPQAYYATYFSVRASEFDAQLISQGKNGVVERMNQIKELGTKASNKEKSLLTVLEIAHEMMCRGYTFKNVDVYESHYNQFRIIGDALLPPLNALEGIGDKAAQRIFEEAQLRPYMSREDLQTRTKVSKSVIETLEKQGCLNQLPASNQITFF; encoded by the coding sequence TTGAGTATTATTACCCGACGTCAAGAACGATATCAAAAAATAATAGCGGACTATCATCTGATAACCGAGAGTATAAAAATCAATTCCAGTAAAGAGGAATTGATTTTTAAATTTTCTACACCGCAAAAACAAACGGATACGGAATTTATCAATCGCGAAATGCAAGAAATATTTGATTATGCTCAATCGCTTCAAGTTGAAGTGGCACCGCTCAAATATAAAAATGGTGAGCAGCTACTGGCGACGGATAGTCAAGGGGTTAGTCAATTACTGATGGGGATTAATCAGAAAATTGCCAATATTTTATTGATCAACACATTGATGGCTGAAAACAATACGTTTTATGTCCGCGGTCGATCAACCGGCGAATTGGATGGCGAAGCGTTGGCGATTTTTGCAAGTCGCTTTAAACGACTGATTGCCGAGCATTACGGGGTGGCGGCGGAATTGGTAGTACGTTTTACGGATACCGAATCCGTTACCGAAAAAAGTCAGCAGGATTTGGAAAAACGCTTGGCTAATATTAAGCCGGTTACTTCAAATAACAATGCGAATTCGACGAGTTCGGCGAAGTTGCCAAAAGCTGAAAAACCGGGTGATGTGGTTTTCGGAAAAAAAATTACGAAACCCGCTGAGTGGCTGAAATTTGTCGATTTTAGCATTAATGGTGAGTCTGAAGGAAAAAGTCTGGTCATTAGAGGGTGGGTGTTTGGCATCAATACCCGCGCTCTTAAAAATAATAAAACGTTGTTAACTTTTAATATAACCGACAATACCAACAGCATTACCTGTAAAATATTTACGGATAAAGAAGAAATTGTTGAAAGCATCAAAGAAGGCAATTGGTATCTGCTTGAAGGTAAAATCAATTATGATGATTATTCTCAGGAAATGATGTTTTACCCGCGCAATATTAATCTGTCAAAAGAAACAATCCGCACCGATGATGCCCCGATTAAACGGATTGAGCTTCATTTACATAGCCAGTTCAGCTCAATGGATGCAGTCAGTAAAGTGGACAAAATAATGAAGCAAGCTTCCGATTTTGGCCATGATACGATTGGTATTACCGATCATGGGGTTTTACAGGCGTATCCGGAAATGATGGAGTTGGGACGAAAGAAAAAAATTAAGGTGCTTTACGGGGTCGAAGGTTATTTAGTCGAAGACCAGTTAAATATGGTTTTTGGCGATCAGGATCAGGATTTTTGTGGTGAATTTACTTTTTTTGATCTGGAAACGACAGGCCTGATTCCCGGAAATCATAAAATTATCGAAATAGCCGCGGTCAAGATTAAAAATAAGCAGATCATTGACAGTTTCTCAACGTTAGTAAACCCGCATTGTGAAATTCCCGCATTTATTACTAATTTAACCAATATTACCAATCAAATGGTAACGGAAGGGATGGAAGAGCGGGACGCGATTGAAAAATTTCTGGAGTTTTCCGGCGATACTATTTTAGTGGCCCATAATGCTCCTTTTGATATGAGCTTTTTTACCAAGGCTTTGGCAGATCATCAGATTAGCCGGGTCAATACGGCGGTAGATACGTTGGCGATGTCGCGTTCGCTACTCACGCAAATCACCAAACATACCCTTAAAAAATTGTGTAGTTTTTTCAAAATCGATATTCATAACCATCATCGGGCCTTGGATGATGCCGCGGCATCAGCAAAGGTATTTGTGAAACTGTTGGATTTAGCAGAAAAAAAAGGGTGTACGTCAATTCAAACGTTAAACGACACCCTTTCCAGTCGCGAGCGGAGCATTCGCCTTAATCCGGTCAATCACATTATTATTTATGCCAAAAATCAGGCCGGAATTAAAGATCTGTACCGACTTGTTTCAGAGTCGCATTTGAATTATTTTTATAAAAAACCGCGCATCCCAAAATCACTGCTAGCTGAAAGTCGGGAAAATCTGTTGCTGGGGTCCGCTTGTGAAGCCGGGGAATTGTTTACAGCAATGCTGCATAATAAATCGCAGGAAGAAATTCAACAGATTGCCAGTTTTTATGACTATTTAGAAGTACAGCCGTTAGGAAACAATCAATATCTTGTTGACAATAATAGTGTGCCGGATCAGGAAGCCTTAAAAACGCTAAATAAACGAATTATTAATTTAGCCAAGGATTTAAATAAACCAGTGGTGGCGACCGGCGATGTTCATTTTGTCAATAAGGAAGATTCGCTTTACCGGGAAATTTTATTTACCGGTCAGGGTTATAAGGATGCCAGTAAACAACCGCCGTTATATTATCGTACCACTCAGGAGATGTTGGATGAATTTGACTACCTTGACGAAGCGACGGCACGTGAAATTGTGATTGATAATCCCCGTAAAATTAGCGAGATGATTGAAGCGGTGTTGCCGATTCCCGATGGCACCTATCCACCGGTTATTGAAGGTTCTGATGATGAGATCCGCGAAATGGTTGAAGATCGGGCGAAAGAGCTGTTTGGCCATCCCTTGCCGGAAATTGTCGAAAAACGAATTAAAAAAGAATTGGATTCGATCATCGGAAATGGTTATTCGGTGTTGTATCTGATTGCCCAGAAGCTGGTGCACCATTCGATGGAAGATGGCTATCTGGTTGGTTCCCGGGGTTCGGTCGGGTCATCGTTTGTGGCGACTCTTTGTGGAATTACCGAGGTTAATCCTTTGGCACCTCACTACCGTTGTCCTAATTGTAAATATTCAAAATTTTTTGACAGTAACGAGGTCGGGGTTGGTCCGGATTTAAAGGATGCGACGTGTCCGCATTGTCATACCAAGTTGGAAAAAGACGGGTTTGATATTCCCTTTGAAACATTTTTGGGATTTGAGGGTGATAAAGAGCCGGATATCGATCTTAATTTCTCCGGTGAAAATCAGGCTGAAGCGCATCGCTATACGGAAGTTCTTTTTGGTAAAGGAAAAGTATTCAGAGCAGGAACGATTTCGACAATTGCCGAAAAAACGGCTTTTGGTTTTGTCAAAAACTATTATGATGAAAAAGAAATTAAGCCGACCCGTGCTGAGTTGGAGCGGGTTATTCAATGTTGTGCCGGGGTAAAAAAAACGACCGGCCAACATCCCGGCGGCATTATGGTGGTGCCGACTTATAAAGATATATACGATTTTTGCCCGGTGCAACGTCCGGCTGACGATACCGAAAGCGATACTGTTACCACCCACTTTGCTTATGAATCGATCAGTGGTCGATTGCTAAAGCTTGATATTCTGGGGCATGATGATCCCACCATGCTGAAAATGCTAAAAGATTTTACCGGCATTGATCCGGTCGGGATTCCCCTGGATGATGAAAAAACAATGAGTTTGTTTACTTCGACCAAAGCTTTGGATTTTAAAGATAACGATTTTGAATCACCATTAGGCGTCTGTGGAATTCCCGAATTTGGGACCAGTTTTGTTAGAGAAATGCTTTTGGACACCAAACCTACGGCGTTCTCCGATCTGATTCGGATTTCCGGACTGTCGCATGGAACCGATGTATGGCTGAATAATGCGCAGGATTTGATCCGGGATAAAAAGGCGACGATTAAAGAAGCTATTTGTACCCGGGATGATATCATGATCTATTTGATTTATGCCGGTTTGGAAGCCAAAACATCGTTTACCATTATGGAAGCCGTCCGAAAAGGCAAAGGACTTAAACCGGAATGGGAAGAGACGATGCGAAAAAATAAGGTTCCCGAATGGTATATTGATTCCTGTAAAAAAATTAAATATATGTTCCCGAAAGCCCATGCTGCCGCTTACGTCACGATGGCTTTTCGAATTGCCTGGTACAAAGTGTATTATCCACAGGCTTATTATGCCACTTATTTTTCCGTTCGGGCCAGTGAATTTGATGCGCAGCTTATCAGTCAAGGTAAAAACGGCGTGGTTGAGCGGATGAATCAGATTAAGGAATTAGGAACAAAAGCATCAAATAAAGAAAAATCATTATTAACGGTATTAGAAATTGCCCACGAAATGATGTGTCGCGGTTATACCTTTAAAAATGTGGATGTGTATGAATCGCATTATAACCAATTCCGGATTATTGGCGATGCGTTATTGCCACCTTTAAACGCCTTAGAAGGAATTGGCGATAAAGCCGCCCAGCGAATTTTTGAAGAAGCGCAACTTCGACCTTATATGTCGCGTGAGGATTTGCAGACCCGGACAAAGGTTAGTAAATCGGTTATTGAAACGCTGGAAAAACAAGGTTGTTTAAATCAGTTGCCGGCATCTAATCAGATAACCTTCTTTTAA
- the ispG gene encoding flavodoxin-dependent (E)-4-hydroxy-3-methylbut-2-enyl-diphosphate synthase, whose amino-acid sequence MELRKKTRIVKIGQVSIGGEHPIAIQSMTNADTRDAEATIAQINALEVAGCEIVRVAVPDQAAADAIATIKKRINIPLVADIHFDYQLALTAMQNGIDKLRINPGNIGSEKGIREIVAVATERRIPIRIGVNAGSLEKEILDRNQGRATPKGMVESAEKHIHLLEEAGFDNLVVSMKASDVRFTIDSYEQFSKKYDYPLHLGITEAGILRSSAVKSAMGIGYLLLSGLGDTLRVSITGDPLEEIDVARDILRGIGLYQGKRPRVEIISCPTCGRTEIDLIGIAQEINNQLRFIEKDIKVAVMGCIVNGPGEGKAADIGIAGGKNKAVLFKKGEIIRSLNENEIIAALIEEIEKM is encoded by the coding sequence ATGGAATTAAGAAAAAAGACCCGGATTGTGAAAATTGGTCAGGTATCAATTGGCGGTGAGCACCCCATTGCGATTCAGTCGATGACTAACGCGGATACCAGAGATGCTGAGGCCACAATTGCTCAGATTAATGCGCTTGAAGTGGCCGGATGCGAAATTGTTCGGGTGGCAGTACCGGATCAAGCGGCGGCTGATGCTATTGCCACGATAAAAAAAAGAATCAACATCCCATTGGTGGCGGATATTCATTTTGACTATCAGTTGGCTTTAACGGCGATGCAAAATGGGATCGATAAGTTACGGATTAATCCGGGCAATATTGGCTCCGAAAAAGGCATTCGGGAAATTGTCGCGGTGGCTACTGAACGGCGAATTCCAATTCGAATCGGGGTTAATGCCGGTTCATTGGAAAAAGAAATTCTGGACCGTAATCAAGGCCGGGCAACCCCAAAAGGGATGGTGGAATCGGCTGAGAAACACATTCATTTGTTAGAAGAGGCCGGTTTTGATAACCTGGTTGTTTCGATGAAAGCTTCCGATGTGCGCTTTACCATTGATTCTTATGAACAATTTTCTAAAAAGTATGATTATCCCCTTCATTTAGGGATTACCGAAGCCGGAATTCTGAGAAGTTCGGCGGTTAAATCGGCAATGGGGATTGGTTATCTGTTGCTAAGCGGTTTAGGCGATACCTTGCGGGTCTCAATTACCGGAGATCCTCTGGAAGAAATTGATGTGGCTCGGGATATCCTGCGCGGGATCGGTTTGTATCAGGGGAAACGTCCGCGGGTGGAAATAATTTCTTGTCCAACCTGTGGCCGGACCGAAATTGATTTGATTGGCATTGCCCAGGAAATTAACAACCAACTGCGGTTTATCGAAAAAGATATTAAAGTTGCCGTGATGGGTTGTATTGTTAACGGACCGGGAGAAGGTAAGGCGGCCGATATTGGCATTGCAGGCGGAAAAAACAAAGCGGTGCTGTTTAAAAAAGGTGAAATTATTAGAAGTCTCAATGAAAATGAAATTATTGCGGCTTTAATCGAAGAAATAGAAAAAATGTGA
- a CDS encoding M50 family metallopeptidase encodes MNLYTILITLLILCVLVVVHEFGHFIVAKKTGIFVEEFAIGMGPKLFGHQGKETLFSIRAFPVGGFCKMRGEEPEFDDDGNLIPRDPSVPIDPRSFEAKSRGKKLLVLVAGSAMNIIFAMLCLVVIALFSGHPNIFDAIRVALLNTWRFSGLIFQSFGMLFTGQVGLDQLAGPIGMVSMVNTFLESGVVMLFAFTAMLSVNLAIINLFPLPALDGGRIFIILIEIVSRRKLKPELEMKINYFGFMALIALAILIAFNDVMRLAS; translated from the coding sequence TTGAATTTATATACCATACTTATTACTTTGCTGATTTTATGTGTTTTAGTTGTTGTTCATGAATTTGGACATTTTATTGTCGCCAAAAAAACCGGGATCTTTGTTGAAGAGTTTGCTATTGGAATGGGGCCTAAACTATTTGGTCATCAGGGCAAAGAAACATTATTCTCAATTCGGGCGTTTCCGGTTGGCGGGTTTTGTAAAATGCGCGGTGAAGAACCGGAATTTGATGATGATGGTAATCTGATTCCCCGTGATCCCAGTGTTCCGATTGACCCGAGAAGTTTTGAAGCCAAAAGTCGGGGTAAAAAATTATTGGTTTTAGTGGCCGGGTCAGCGATGAATATCATTTTTGCCATGTTGTGTTTAGTTGTTATTGCGTTATTTTCGGGGCATCCAAATATCTTTGACGCGATTAGGGTTGCCTTGCTCAATACCTGGCGGTTTTCGGGTTTGATTTTTCAGTCATTTGGAATGCTGTTTACTGGTCAAGTCGGATTAGATCAATTAGCCGGTCCAATTGGGATGGTTTCGATGGTTAATACATTTCTGGAGAGTGGGGTCGTGATGTTGTTCGCTTTTACTGCAATGCTAAGCGTTAATCTGGCGATTATTAATCTCTTTCCGCTACCAGCGCTGGATGGCGGACGTATTTTTATTATTTTAATCGAAATTGTCTCGCGTCGAAAACTGAAACCGGAACTGGAAATGAAAATTAATTATTTTGGTTTTATGGCATTGATTGCTTTGGCAATTTTGATTGCGTTTAATGATGTCATGCGTTTGGCATCCTAG
- a CDS encoding phosphatidate cytidylyltransferase produces MDQPNRNISTRRAERIRAKSRQAEKSSMTTRIWTGLIGLPLLIAVLYYGGVILMVGVSLLVLVGIFEYTGAVNRLLDPRINVLLMLILAAALMVTIKLDYYFLMPILLVAFVIIFCYEILSGNVGIRRPSATLMGLIYVPVMFGHLLLFETVNKGDYYMWMIFVIAFSTDTAAYFIGKSIGNRKIAPLISPKKTIAGSIGGLVVAALCTVLYGSILSAYFSFVLPWYLYLIVGVFGSIAGQCSDLTASMIKRKAKIKDFGHILPGHGGILDRFDSILFIIPLIYIFARLTIGIA; encoded by the coding sequence ATGGATCAGCCGAATAGAAATATCTCAACGAGAAGAGCAGAACGAATAAGAGCTAAAAGCAGACAGGCTGAGAAAAGTTCGATGACAACACGTATCTGGACGGGGCTGATTGGTCTGCCGCTGCTTATTGCCGTTTTATATTACGGCGGTGTTATTCTGATGGTGGGAGTTTCGCTACTGGTATTGGTTGGAATTTTTGAATACACCGGAGCGGTAAATCGTCTTTTAGATCCCCGGATCAATGTGTTGTTGATGCTCATCTTAGCGGCCGCATTAATGGTCACTATTAAACTGGATTATTATTTTCTGATGCCGATTTTACTGGTGGCCTTTGTTATTATTTTTTGTTACGAAATTTTATCTGGTAACGTCGGGATTCGACGACCGAGTGCAACCCTGATGGGACTAATCTATGTTCCGGTGATGTTTGGACACCTACTGCTTTTTGAAACAGTTAATAAAGGTGATTATTACATGTGGATGATTTTTGTGATTGCCTTTTCAACCGATACGGCCGCGTATTTTATCGGCAAGTCAATTGGAAACCGGAAAATTGCGCCGTTAATCAGCCCTAAAAAAACCATTGCGGGATCAATCGGCGGTTTGGTGGTTGCAGCTTTATGTACTGTTTTATACGGTTCAATTTTGAGTGCTTATTTTAGTTTTGTTTTGCCGTGGTATTTATATCTGATTGTTGGTGTGTTTGGAAGTATTGCCGGACAATGTAGCGATTTAACGGCATCGATGATCAAGCGTAAGGCGAAAATAAAAGATTTTGGACATATTTTACCTGGTCATGGCGGAATCTTAGACCGATTTGATAGTATTTTGTTTATTATTCCTTTGATTTACATTTTTGCCCGATTAACAATCGGTATTGCATAG